The following coding sequences are from one Rhipicephalus microplus isolate Deutch F79 chromosome 3, USDA_Rmic, whole genome shotgun sequence window:
- the LOC142803632 gene encoding uncharacterized protein LOC142803632 isoform X2 translates to MKSPLQCGLNQGGSSEADTQESLWKTYRGRLRKLILANPPLLLLIIGCLPLFLVLVPTASSLNSYSAPTTPLDDAAEFEKPASSIAANAAAAANDQIDADVQNAPHLPERHHHTSRTPASRRGDVVSHRDKAFQTTRRPQRTTGRRSTTREEEKEEEIIRTTGSNLRRDSPSPPGKNLTELEHVPGKKLTSPWTRGPSQALTGPKGRRLVRRVVRKRRRTTPELASNTPTEAPVSHLGTTAVAAAGSLEDRKTDETQEPGKHLQGISFAKAPAPSGRIETSGTSATPSTSKGSSLSIAQASEALSGAKGQRQSDVSARSSEATVGVPTNETCDDSSRCRVPSYNEGFGSLNGMTREKPGAFQHSSELTGDVTSPSRTRESNDELTETAATYSIAPGLLDWLFDHGANNGLSEKETDAKKEGIFRYEIDHPANHQTNTSDNRSGQSSRVSAMGAGFSATAESHKVTPENSKNWSSEFPNHITGVDTATTSSSHQIATDSALRAETFRKVLNGGNVTSLITTSSPSKTPVEASSGRYRGLRTVKAVEDNVSLSHVRRNEHSVTASKDVHSKGNRFSGSVDDELFPSSREDDTEGGNARSGSEGHVVVDEGSSEEDYDDDYDDDYENEYDDEEDGDDEGFAGPTGKPGGQDALMRKGSFPTLGPRQGLVSEPEGRTHIDNKTRAPVVAVHKNLTFGSHTASVTGGENKTQRKVGGAATSHDVDFSTDDDSLRPVRGASGSRTSLRLDQSAAKGISARSTEFVQAMIETNLTGGTTPVAGGSSGIDKLQTTFAVERRAGSSTKQSRVGDAEVNASGSSVETATAEGHAPAKEHTQEPPHIIRNNTESHNLSEPTKVGSTAKASWNTISASASSDRGGDAISGLTSSIRTSSTMNLSSTTPLSHLGDIQNASVVSGVPKTELSITSTTKTSTRRRLRLETTLHNTVPVVLELTSPTGTVSSKAQGHTLPKKLNIMCSIGATYPGPYPVDLCDKILIKDAVAFDQVRIKFTVRSYDAFLALKAQQVQRGSFKIVGLMTWRNIEQFRLLNPSSDAFVEKVERLLLRINLDGLCMDLAGVTRGNIMAYRHILRDMRVRLMDTKFLCSLFDYNVLYKASFQDLLSLLRVFNTTVIHQSVQSISNMETSVPNALRHLTRRKYSLTAALELAMEIRGTSHHRGVCWTLTPWGMEYRLLLPTEATGVGVLARFVRSAVSGSDLCTTYRKLPRSFDNMTATWYFVNDTKWIAYDDRNSLEQKIPQLLAAYAPDCVYVEDVQRDDARGVCDRPFPLVSSLQGMLAEALQYNVAGSSTAASSVALVAG, encoded by the exons TGAACTCGTACAGCGCACCGACGACGCCCCTCGACGACGCAGCGGAGTTCGAGAAGCCGGCGAGCTCGATAGCTgccaacgccgccgccgccgccaacgACCAAATCGACGCTGACGTGCAAAACGCACCGCACCTCCCCGAGCGCCACCACCATACCAGCAGAACACCTGCGTCGCGCAGAGGCGATGTCGTTTCGCACCGAGATAAGGCATTCCAGACGACCCGACGACCCCAGCGCACGACAGGACGACGCTCCACAACGCGGGAAGAGGAGAAAGAGGAAGAAATTATCAGGACAACGGGGTCAAATCTACGCCGAGACAGCCCCTCTCCGCCTGGTAAAAATCTGACGGAGCTCGAGCACGTGCCGGGAAAGAAGTTGACGTCGCCTTGGACTCGGGGCCCGTCGCAGGCGCTGACAGGACCGAAAGGAAGGCGACTCGTGCGACGCGTAGTGCGCAAGCGTCGTAGAACGACCCCAGAACTCGCCAGCAATACGCCGACTGAGGCTCCTGTGAGCCACCTCGGGACCACAGCGGTCGCTGCCGCTGGAAGTTTGGAGGACCGAAAGACCGACGAAacgcaggaacccggcaagcatcTCCAGGGAATCTCATTCGCGAAAGCGCCAGCGCCTTCTGGTCGCATCGAAACTTCTGGAACGAGCGCGACACCCAGCACGTCGAAAGGCTCGTCTCTCAGCATCGCTCAAGCTTCTGAGGCACTTAGCGGCGCAAAAGGCCAACGACAATCAGACGTGTCAGCGCGGAGCAGTGAAGCGACCGTTGGAGTGCCGACGAATGAGACCTGTGACGACTCTTCGCGATGTAGGGTGCCTTCCTACAACGAAGGATTTGGTTCACTGAATGGAATGACACGCGAGAAACCAGGAGCGTTTCAGCACTCTTCTGAGCTGACTGGCGACGTGACGTCTCCGAGCAGAACTCGCGAGAGTAATGATGAACTGACAGAGACAGCAGCGACATACAGTATAGCACCGGGCCTGCTAGACTGGCTCTTCGACCATGGTGCCAACAATGGGCTGTCAGAAAAAGAAACGGATGCGAAAAAGGAAGGTATTTTTCGCTACGAAATCGACCATCCTGCAAACCATCAAACGAATACTAGTGATAACAGGTCGGGGCAATCCTCCCGAGTTTCTGCCATGGGAGCTGGTTTTTCAGCCACAGCAGAAAGCCATAAAGTTACCCCAGAAAACTCAAAGAATTGGTCCTCCGAATTCCCGAACCATATCACTGGTGTAGATACAGCAACGACGTCATCGAGCCACCAAATAGCAACTGATTCTGCGCTAAGAGCAGAGACTTTCCGGAAGGTTTTAAACGGTGGAAATGTTACGTCGCTCATTACTACATCGTCACCATCTAAGACACCAGTAGAAGCCTCTTCAGGTAGGTATAGGGGGCTCAGAACCGTTAAAGCTGTAGAAGACAACGTGTCTCTGTCACACGTGCGTCGAAATGAGCATTCGGTTACAGCAAGCAAAGATGTGCACTCTAAAGGCAACCGGTTCAGTGGTTCGGTCGACGACGAATTATTTCCGTCCTCTCGAGAAGACGATACTGAAGGCGGAAATGCCCGTTCCGGTTCAGAAGGACATGTGGTGGTCGATGAAGGCTCAAGTGAAGAGgactacgacgacgactacgacgacgactacgaAAATGAATATGATGACGAAGAGGACGGTGACGATGAAGGCTTTGCGGGCCCTACGGGAAAGCCCGGTGGGCAGGACGCCCTGATGAGGAAAGGCTCATTCCCAACGTTAGGCCCACGCCAAGGCCTCGTCTCTGAACCTGAGGGACGAACGCACATTGACAACAAAACCAGAGCGCCTGTCGTTGCAGTCCACAAGAACTTAACGTTTGGGAGTCACACGGCTTCAGTGACTGGAggtgaaaacaaaacacagcggAAAGTTGGAGGCGCAGCTACAAGCCATGACGTAGATTTCAGTACCGATGATGACAGCCTTAGACCAGTTCGTGGTGCCTCTGGAAGCAGGACAAGCTTGCGTTTGGATCAGTCCGCTGCCAAGGGCATCTCTGCACGAAGTACGGAATTCGTGCAAGCGATGATTGAGACCAATCTAACGGGCGGGACGACACCGGTAGCGGGTGGCTCGAGCGGGATTGACAAACTCCAAACTACGTTTGCCGTCGAGAGGCGTGCTGGTTCTTCTACGAAACAGAGTCGTGTCGGTGATGCAGAAGTTAATGCCAGCGGTAGCTCTGTTGAAACAGCAACGGCTGAAGGACACGCGCCCGCGAAAGAACACACCCAAGAACCCCCTCATATTATCAGAAACAACACCGAAAGCCACAATCTGAGCGAGCCGACAAAAGTTGGCTCGACGGCGAAGGCTTCTTGGAACACGATATCAGCGAGTGCTAGCAGTGATCGGGGTGGTGACGCAATCAGTGGCCTAACCTCCAGCATTCGTACGTCATCAACCATGAACCTCAGTTCCACGACGCCGCTGTCGCACCTCGGAGATATTCAGAATGCCTCGGTTGTTTCTGGAGTGCCAAAGACGGAGCTCTCCATAACGTCTACCACGAAAacgtcgacgagaagacgcttgAGATTGGAAACGACGCTACACAACACCGTTCCGGTTGTTCTCGAGCTCACGTCACCGACGGGAACCGTCAGTTCCAAAGCGCAAG GTCACACTTTGCCAAAGAAGCTGAACATCATGTGTTCCATAGGAGCCACATATCCGGGCCCCTATCCTGTTGACCTTTGCGACAAAATCTTGATCAAGGACGCCGTGGCCTTTGATCAAGTGAGGATCAAGTTCACGGTCCGGTCGTACG ACGCGTTCCTAGCCCTCAAGGCTCAGCAGGTCCAGCGCGGCTCATTCAAGATCGTCGGGCTGATGACGTGGCGCAACATCGAGCAGTTTCGGCTCTTGAACCCCTCCAGCGACGCATTCGTGGAGAAGGTCGAGCGGCTGCTGCTGCGCATCAACCTGGATGGCCTCTGCATGGACCTTGCGGGAGTGACGCGAGGGAACATCATGGCCTACCGTCACATCCTCAGG GACATGCGAGTGCGGCTGATGGACACCAAGTTCCTCTGCTCCCTGTTCGACTACAACGTGCTGTACAAAGCTTCATTCCAAGACCTGCTCTCCCTGCTCAG GGTGTTCAACACGACCGTGATACACCAGAGTGTGCAATCCATCTCGAACATGGAGACCTCGGTGCCCAACGCCCTTCGCCACCTGACTAGGAGGAAGTACTCCCTG ACTGCTGCCCTGGAGTTGGCGATGGAGATCCGTGGGACGTCCCATCACCGCGGCGTGTGTTGGACGCTGACTCCGTGGGGCATGGAGTACAGGCTGCTCCTGCCCACCGAGGCCACGGGCGTCGGCGTGCTGGCGCGCTTCGTACGTTCGGCGGTGTCCGGATCTGAC CTGTGCACCACATACCGGAAGCTACCCAGGTCTTTCGACAACATGACGGCCACGTGGTACTTTGTGAACGACACCAAGTGGATCGCATACGACGACCGAAACTCGCTCGAGCAGAAG ATCCCACAACTGCTGGCGGCGTACGCACCGGACTGCGTGTACGTAGAGGACGTTCAGCGGGACGACGCCAGGGGCGTGTGCGACCGACCCTTCCCGCTGGTCTCCTCGCTACAGGGCATGCTCGCCGAGGCCCTCCAGTACAACGTCGCAGGCTCGTCGACCGCGGCGTCGAGCGTCGCGCTCGTCGCAGGGTGA
- the LOC142803632 gene encoding uncharacterized protein LOC142803632 isoform X6 — protein sequence MVASSEQRSMPGLHLHRPHRCLTGKDGVNSYSAPTTPLDDAAEFEKPASSIAANAAAAANDQIDADVQNAPHLPERHHHTSRTPASRRGDVVSHRDKAFQTTRRPQRTTGRRSTTREEEKEEEIIRTTGSNLRRDSPSPPGKNLTELEHVPGKKLTSPWTRGPSQALTGPKGRRLVRRVVRKRRRTTPELASNTPTEAPVSHLGTTAVAAAGSLEDRKTDETQEPGKHLQGISFAKAPAPSGRIETSGTSATPSTSKGSSLSIAQASEALSGAKGQRQSDVSARSSEATVGVPTNETCDDSSRCRVPSYNEGFGSLNGMTREKPGAFQHSSELTGDVTSPSRTRESNDELTETAATYSIAPGLLDWLFDHGANNGLSEKETDAKKEGIFRYEIDHPANHQTNTSDNRSGQSSRVSAMGAGFSATAESHKVTPENSKNWSSEFPNHITGVDTATTSSSHQIATDSALRAETFRKVLNGGNVTSLITTSSPSKTPVEASSGRYRGLRTVKAVEDNVSLSHVRRNEHSVTASKDVHSKGNRFSGSVDDELFPSSREDDTEGGNARSGSEGHVVVDEGSSEEDYDDDYDDDYENEYDDEEDGDDEGFAGPTGKPGGQDALMRKGSFPTLGPRQGLVSEPEGRTHIDNKTRAPVVAVHKNLTFGSHTASVTGGENKTQRKVGGAATSHDVDFSTDDDSLRPVRGASGSRTSLRLDQSAAKGISARSTEFVQAMIETNLTGGTTPVAGGSSGIDKLQTTFAVERRAGSSTKQSRVGDAEVNASGSSVETATAEGHAPAKEHTQEPPHIIRNNTESHNLSEPTKVGSTAKASWNTISASASSDRGGDAISGLTSSIRTSSTMNLSSTTPLSHLGDIQNASVVSGVPKTELSITSTTKTSTRRRLRLETTLHNTVPVVLELTSPTGTVSSKAQGHTLPKKLNIMCSIGATYPGPYPVDLCDKILIKDAVAFDQVRIKFTVRSYDAFLALKAQQVQRGSFKIVGLMTWRNIEQFRLLNPSSDAFVEKVERLLLRINLDGLCMDLAGVTRGNIMAYRHILRDMRVRLMDTKFLCSLFDYNVLYKASFQDLLSLLRVFNTTVIHQSVQSISNMETSVPNALRHLTRRKYSLTAALELAMEIRGTSHHRGVCWTLTPWGMEYRLLLPTEATGVGVLARFVRSAVSGSDLCTTYRKLPRSFDNMTATWYFVNDTKWIAYDDRNSLEQKIPQLLAAYAPDCVYVEDVQRDDARGVCDRPFPLVSSLQGMLAEALQYNVAGSSTAASSVALVAG from the exons TGAACTCGTACAGCGCACCGACGACGCCCCTCGACGACGCAGCGGAGTTCGAGAAGCCGGCGAGCTCGATAGCTgccaacgccgccgccgccgccaacgACCAAATCGACGCTGACGTGCAAAACGCACCGCACCTCCCCGAGCGCCACCACCATACCAGCAGAACACCTGCGTCGCGCAGAGGCGATGTCGTTTCGCACCGAGATAAGGCATTCCAGACGACCCGACGACCCCAGCGCACGACAGGACGACGCTCCACAACGCGGGAAGAGGAGAAAGAGGAAGAAATTATCAGGACAACGGGGTCAAATCTACGCCGAGACAGCCCCTCTCCGCCTGGTAAAAATCTGACGGAGCTCGAGCACGTGCCGGGAAAGAAGTTGACGTCGCCTTGGACTCGGGGCCCGTCGCAGGCGCTGACAGGACCGAAAGGAAGGCGACTCGTGCGACGCGTAGTGCGCAAGCGTCGTAGAACGACCCCAGAACTCGCCAGCAATACGCCGACTGAGGCTCCTGTGAGCCACCTCGGGACCACAGCGGTCGCTGCCGCTGGAAGTTTGGAGGACCGAAAGACCGACGAAacgcaggaacccggcaagcatcTCCAGGGAATCTCATTCGCGAAAGCGCCAGCGCCTTCTGGTCGCATCGAAACTTCTGGAACGAGCGCGACACCCAGCACGTCGAAAGGCTCGTCTCTCAGCATCGCTCAAGCTTCTGAGGCACTTAGCGGCGCAAAAGGCCAACGACAATCAGACGTGTCAGCGCGGAGCAGTGAAGCGACCGTTGGAGTGCCGACGAATGAGACCTGTGACGACTCTTCGCGATGTAGGGTGCCTTCCTACAACGAAGGATTTGGTTCACTGAATGGAATGACACGCGAGAAACCAGGAGCGTTTCAGCACTCTTCTGAGCTGACTGGCGACGTGACGTCTCCGAGCAGAACTCGCGAGAGTAATGATGAACTGACAGAGACAGCAGCGACATACAGTATAGCACCGGGCCTGCTAGACTGGCTCTTCGACCATGGTGCCAACAATGGGCTGTCAGAAAAAGAAACGGATGCGAAAAAGGAAGGTATTTTTCGCTACGAAATCGACCATCCTGCAAACCATCAAACGAATACTAGTGATAACAGGTCGGGGCAATCCTCCCGAGTTTCTGCCATGGGAGCTGGTTTTTCAGCCACAGCAGAAAGCCATAAAGTTACCCCAGAAAACTCAAAGAATTGGTCCTCCGAATTCCCGAACCATATCACTGGTGTAGATACAGCAACGACGTCATCGAGCCACCAAATAGCAACTGATTCTGCGCTAAGAGCAGAGACTTTCCGGAAGGTTTTAAACGGTGGAAATGTTACGTCGCTCATTACTACATCGTCACCATCTAAGACACCAGTAGAAGCCTCTTCAGGTAGGTATAGGGGGCTCAGAACCGTTAAAGCTGTAGAAGACAACGTGTCTCTGTCACACGTGCGTCGAAATGAGCATTCGGTTACAGCAAGCAAAGATGTGCACTCTAAAGGCAACCGGTTCAGTGGTTCGGTCGACGACGAATTATTTCCGTCCTCTCGAGAAGACGATACTGAAGGCGGAAATGCCCGTTCCGGTTCAGAAGGACATGTGGTGGTCGATGAAGGCTCAAGTGAAGAGgactacgacgacgactacgacgacgactacgaAAATGAATATGATGACGAAGAGGACGGTGACGATGAAGGCTTTGCGGGCCCTACGGGAAAGCCCGGTGGGCAGGACGCCCTGATGAGGAAAGGCTCATTCCCAACGTTAGGCCCACGCCAAGGCCTCGTCTCTGAACCTGAGGGACGAACGCACATTGACAACAAAACCAGAGCGCCTGTCGTTGCAGTCCACAAGAACTTAACGTTTGGGAGTCACACGGCTTCAGTGACTGGAggtgaaaacaaaacacagcggAAAGTTGGAGGCGCAGCTACAAGCCATGACGTAGATTTCAGTACCGATGATGACAGCCTTAGACCAGTTCGTGGTGCCTCTGGAAGCAGGACAAGCTTGCGTTTGGATCAGTCCGCTGCCAAGGGCATCTCTGCACGAAGTACGGAATTCGTGCAAGCGATGATTGAGACCAATCTAACGGGCGGGACGACACCGGTAGCGGGTGGCTCGAGCGGGATTGACAAACTCCAAACTACGTTTGCCGTCGAGAGGCGTGCTGGTTCTTCTACGAAACAGAGTCGTGTCGGTGATGCAGAAGTTAATGCCAGCGGTAGCTCTGTTGAAACAGCAACGGCTGAAGGACACGCGCCCGCGAAAGAACACACCCAAGAACCCCCTCATATTATCAGAAACAACACCGAAAGCCACAATCTGAGCGAGCCGACAAAAGTTGGCTCGACGGCGAAGGCTTCTTGGAACACGATATCAGCGAGTGCTAGCAGTGATCGGGGTGGTGACGCAATCAGTGGCCTAACCTCCAGCATTCGTACGTCATCAACCATGAACCTCAGTTCCACGACGCCGCTGTCGCACCTCGGAGATATTCAGAATGCCTCGGTTGTTTCTGGAGTGCCAAAGACGGAGCTCTCCATAACGTCTACCACGAAAacgtcgacgagaagacgcttgAGATTGGAAACGACGCTACACAACACCGTTCCGGTTGTTCTCGAGCTCACGTCACCGACGGGAACCGTCAGTTCCAAAGCGCAAG GTCACACTTTGCCAAAGAAGCTGAACATCATGTGTTCCATAGGAGCCACATATCCGGGCCCCTATCCTGTTGACCTTTGCGACAAAATCTTGATCAAGGACGCCGTGGCCTTTGATCAAGTGAGGATCAAGTTCACGGTCCGGTCGTACG ACGCGTTCCTAGCCCTCAAGGCTCAGCAGGTCCAGCGCGGCTCATTCAAGATCGTCGGGCTGATGACGTGGCGCAACATCGAGCAGTTTCGGCTCTTGAACCCCTCCAGCGACGCATTCGTGGAGAAGGTCGAGCGGCTGCTGCTGCGCATCAACCTGGATGGCCTCTGCATGGACCTTGCGGGAGTGACGCGAGGGAACATCATGGCCTACCGTCACATCCTCAGG GACATGCGAGTGCGGCTGATGGACACCAAGTTCCTCTGCTCCCTGTTCGACTACAACGTGCTGTACAAAGCTTCATTCCAAGACCTGCTCTCCCTGCTCAG GGTGTTCAACACGACCGTGATACACCAGAGTGTGCAATCCATCTCGAACATGGAGACCTCGGTGCCCAACGCCCTTCGCCACCTGACTAGGAGGAAGTACTCCCTG ACTGCTGCCCTGGAGTTGGCGATGGAGATCCGTGGGACGTCCCATCACCGCGGCGTGTGTTGGACGCTGACTCCGTGGGGCATGGAGTACAGGCTGCTCCTGCCCACCGAGGCCACGGGCGTCGGCGTGCTGGCGCGCTTCGTACGTTCGGCGGTGTCCGGATCTGAC CTGTGCACCACATACCGGAAGCTACCCAGGTCTTTCGACAACATGACGGCCACGTGGTACTTTGTGAACGACACCAAGTGGATCGCATACGACGACCGAAACTCGCTCGAGCAGAAG ATCCCACAACTGCTGGCGGCGTACGCACCGGACTGCGTGTACGTAGAGGACGTTCAGCGGGACGACGCCAGGGGCGTGTGCGACCGACCCTTCCCGCTGGTCTCCTCGCTACAGGGCATGCTCGCCGAGGCCCTCCAGTACAACGTCGCAGGCTCGTCGACCGCGGCGTCGAGCGTCGCGCTCGTCGCAGGGTGA
- the LOC142803632 gene encoding uncharacterized protein LOC142803632 isoform X8, whose product MVASSEQRSMPGLHLHRPHRCLTGKDGGNARFVQCGLNQGGSSEADTQESLWKTYRGRLRKLILANPPLLLLIIGCLPLFLVLVPTASSLNSYSAPTTPLDDAAEFEKPASSIAANAAAAANDQIDADVQNAPHLPERHHHTSRTPASRRGDVVSHRDKAFQTTRRPQRTTGRRSTTREEEKEEEIIRTTGSNLRRDSPSPPGKNLTELEHVPGKKLTSPWTRGPSQALTGPKGRRLVRRVVRKRRRTTPELASNTPTEAPVSHLGTTAVAAAGSLEDRKTDETQEPGKHLQGISFAKAPAPSGRIETSGTSATPSTSKGSSLSIAQASEALSGAKGQRQSDVSARSSEATVGVPTNETCDDSSRCRVPSYNEGFGSLNGMTREKPGAFQHSSELTGDVTSPSRTRESNDELTETAATYSIAPGLLDWLFDHGANNGLSEKETDAKKEGIFRYEIDHPANHQTNTSDNRSGQSSRVSAMGAGFSATAESHKVTPENSKNWSSEFPNHITGVDTATTSSSHQIATDSALRAETFRKVLNGGNVTSLITTSSPSKTPVEASSGRYRGLRTVKAVEDNVSLSHVRRNEHSVTASKDVHSKGNRFSGSVDDELFPSSREDDTEGGNARSGSEGHVVVDEGSSEEDYDDDYDDDYENEYDDEEDGDDEGFAGPTGKPGGQDALMRKGSFPTLGPRQGLVSEPEGRTHIDNKTRAPVVAVHKNLTFGSHTASVTGGENKTQRKVGGAATSHDVDFSTDDDSLRPVRGASGSRTSLRLDQSAAKGISARSTEFVQAMIETNLTGGTTPVAGGSSGIDKLQTTFAVERRAGSSTKQSRVGDAEVNASGSSVETATAEGHAPAKEHTQEPPHIIRNNTESHNLSEPTKVGSTAKASWNTISASASSDRGGDAISGLTSSIRTSSTMNLSSTTPLSHLGDIQNASVVSGVPKTELSITSTTKTSTRRRLRLETTLHNTVPVVLELTSPTGTVSSKAQGHTLPKKLNIMCSIGATYPGPYPVDLCDKILIKDAVAFDQVRIKFTVRSYDAFLALKAQQVQRGSFKIVGLMTWRNIEQFRLLNPSSDAFVEKVERLLLRINLDGLCMDLAGVTRGNIMAYRHILRGVQHDRDTPECAIHLEHGDLGAQRPSPPD is encoded by the exons TGAACTCGTACAGCGCACCGACGACGCCCCTCGACGACGCAGCGGAGTTCGAGAAGCCGGCGAGCTCGATAGCTgccaacgccgccgccgccgccaacgACCAAATCGACGCTGACGTGCAAAACGCACCGCACCTCCCCGAGCGCCACCACCATACCAGCAGAACACCTGCGTCGCGCAGAGGCGATGTCGTTTCGCACCGAGATAAGGCATTCCAGACGACCCGACGACCCCAGCGCACGACAGGACGACGCTCCACAACGCGGGAAGAGGAGAAAGAGGAAGAAATTATCAGGACAACGGGGTCAAATCTACGCCGAGACAGCCCCTCTCCGCCTGGTAAAAATCTGACGGAGCTCGAGCACGTGCCGGGAAAGAAGTTGACGTCGCCTTGGACTCGGGGCCCGTCGCAGGCGCTGACAGGACCGAAAGGAAGGCGACTCGTGCGACGCGTAGTGCGCAAGCGTCGTAGAACGACCCCAGAACTCGCCAGCAATACGCCGACTGAGGCTCCTGTGAGCCACCTCGGGACCACAGCGGTCGCTGCCGCTGGAAGTTTGGAGGACCGAAAGACCGACGAAacgcaggaacccggcaagcatcTCCAGGGAATCTCATTCGCGAAAGCGCCAGCGCCTTCTGGTCGCATCGAAACTTCTGGAACGAGCGCGACACCCAGCACGTCGAAAGGCTCGTCTCTCAGCATCGCTCAAGCTTCTGAGGCACTTAGCGGCGCAAAAGGCCAACGACAATCAGACGTGTCAGCGCGGAGCAGTGAAGCGACCGTTGGAGTGCCGACGAATGAGACCTGTGACGACTCTTCGCGATGTAGGGTGCCTTCCTACAACGAAGGATTTGGTTCACTGAATGGAATGACACGCGAGAAACCAGGAGCGTTTCAGCACTCTTCTGAGCTGACTGGCGACGTGACGTCTCCGAGCAGAACTCGCGAGAGTAATGATGAACTGACAGAGACAGCAGCGACATACAGTATAGCACCGGGCCTGCTAGACTGGCTCTTCGACCATGGTGCCAACAATGGGCTGTCAGAAAAAGAAACGGATGCGAAAAAGGAAGGTATTTTTCGCTACGAAATCGACCATCCTGCAAACCATCAAACGAATACTAGTGATAACAGGTCGGGGCAATCCTCCCGAGTTTCTGCCATGGGAGCTGGTTTTTCAGCCACAGCAGAAAGCCATAAAGTTACCCCAGAAAACTCAAAGAATTGGTCCTCCGAATTCCCGAACCATATCACTGGTGTAGATACAGCAACGACGTCATCGAGCCACCAAATAGCAACTGATTCTGCGCTAAGAGCAGAGACTTTCCGGAAGGTTTTAAACGGTGGAAATGTTACGTCGCTCATTACTACATCGTCACCATCTAAGACACCAGTAGAAGCCTCTTCAGGTAGGTATAGGGGGCTCAGAACCGTTAAAGCTGTAGAAGACAACGTGTCTCTGTCACACGTGCGTCGAAATGAGCATTCGGTTACAGCAAGCAAAGATGTGCACTCTAAAGGCAACCGGTTCAGTGGTTCGGTCGACGACGAATTATTTCCGTCCTCTCGAGAAGACGATACTGAAGGCGGAAATGCCCGTTCCGGTTCAGAAGGACATGTGGTGGTCGATGAAGGCTCAAGTGAAGAGgactacgacgacgactacgacgacgactacgaAAATGAATATGATGACGAAGAGGACGGTGACGATGAAGGCTTTGCGGGCCCTACGGGAAAGCCCGGTGGGCAGGACGCCCTGATGAGGAAAGGCTCATTCCCAACGTTAGGCCCACGCCAAGGCCTCGTCTCTGAACCTGAGGGACGAACGCACATTGACAACAAAACCAGAGCGCCTGTCGTTGCAGTCCACAAGAACTTAACGTTTGGGAGTCACACGGCTTCAGTGACTGGAggtgaaaacaaaacacagcggAAAGTTGGAGGCGCAGCTACAAGCCATGACGTAGATTTCAGTACCGATGATGACAGCCTTAGACCAGTTCGTGGTGCCTCTGGAAGCAGGACAAGCTTGCGTTTGGATCAGTCCGCTGCCAAGGGCATCTCTGCACGAAGTACGGAATTCGTGCAAGCGATGATTGAGACCAATCTAACGGGCGGGACGACACCGGTAGCGGGTGGCTCGAGCGGGATTGACAAACTCCAAACTACGTTTGCCGTCGAGAGGCGTGCTGGTTCTTCTACGAAACAGAGTCGTGTCGGTGATGCAGAAGTTAATGCCAGCGGTAGCTCTGTTGAAACAGCAACGGCTGAAGGACACGCGCCCGCGAAAGAACACACCCAAGAACCCCCTCATATTATCAGAAACAACACCGAAAGCCACAATCTGAGCGAGCCGACAAAAGTTGGCTCGACGGCGAAGGCTTCTTGGAACACGATATCAGCGAGTGCTAGCAGTGATCGGGGTGGTGACGCAATCAGTGGCCTAACCTCCAGCATTCGTACGTCATCAACCATGAACCTCAGTTCCACGACGCCGCTGTCGCACCTCGGAGATATTCAGAATGCCTCGGTTGTTTCTGGAGTGCCAAAGACGGAGCTCTCCATAACGTCTACCACGAAAacgtcgacgagaagacgcttgAGATTGGAAACGACGCTACACAACACCGTTCCGGTTGTTCTCGAGCTCACGTCACCGACGGGAACCGTCAGTTCCAAAGCGCAAG GTCACACTTTGCCAAAGAAGCTGAACATCATGTGTTCCATAGGAGCCACATATCCGGGCCCCTATCCTGTTGACCTTTGCGACAAAATCTTGATCAAGGACGCCGTGGCCTTTGATCAAGTGAGGATCAAGTTCACGGTCCGGTCGTACG ACGCGTTCCTAGCCCTCAAGGCTCAGCAGGTCCAGCGCGGCTCATTCAAGATCGTCGGGCTGATGACGTGGCGCAACATCGAGCAGTTTCGGCTCTTGAACCCCTCCAGCGACGCATTCGTGGAGAAGGTCGAGCGGCTGCTGCTGCGCATCAACCTGGATGGCCTCTGCATGGACCTTGCGGGAGTGACGCGAGGGAACATCATGGCCTACCGTCACATCCTCAGG GGTGTTCAACACGACCGTGATACACCAGAGTGTGCAATCCATCTCGAACATGGAGACCTCGGTGCCCAACGCCCTTCGCCACCTGACTAG